The window CCTTTGGACATACCAATGACCTTCGAGGCTTGGAATATAGGTCGGCTAGCAAAAATGGTCTCATGGGTCTTTAAAAATAGTTCAGTAGCTTGGGAAGATGAGATCACAATAGTTGGGATATGGCCAAGCCGCAATGACATGATGGGTGTGTTTTTGGGCATAGGGTATGTTTagatataacttattttgctgaaaactgaaaactaaaaactgaaaactgaaaatactgtagcaaaataatttttaaatgtgtgaatagtgtcgtgggacttatttttaatatttttttctgaataaaatagttgtgggtcccgtgaacagtgcattgaCATTGTGTGAACACTATGTGAACTGTACTCAATAGTACATGAACAGTGCTTGTCCCCTTTGAAACAcgtgaaaaaagaagaagaagaagaagaaaatgcagGAAATGCCAGACGCAGGAAAAGCCGGATCCAAATGCTACCTAAGCTTTGGAGGGCATGATGTGGGAAGCTACCCAACATGTGAAGGTAACCATTAATTGGTAAAGGCTAAGGACCCGGAGAGAGTTTACACTCATTTTTTGGGCATGATAGGATGTGTATGAATGTCCATATGGATCTAAGTAGTAGCAGGAAAATGACTACTTTTAATGGAGACATTTTGGAAATTGAGTTGGTGAGGAAAGGTTAAAATTTCAGAGATTGGAAGGTGTTGAGGATTATATATGCACTCTTTGAGAGTGGAAAATTTAGACTATGATACGATCATACCTCGTTTTTGGACACATGATTTTGAAATGACCTTCATAAGGTgagtaatttttatattaacttATAACTTTTTCTCCATCACTTATCCATTGCATGAGCAATTGTGGCACAAACTACAATACAGTATTCTacgggtccgtttggatacagtttattttactgaaaactgaaaactgaaaatacagtagtaaaataatttttaaatggatGAATAGTACCGTAagactcatttttatttttatttttattttttgaatatagTGGTTGTAAGTCTTGTGAACAGTACGTTAACAGTGCATGAATAGCACTCAATAGTGCTCAACAGTGCACTTGTCCGGTAAAAGTTGAAAtgcctgcaaaaaaaaaaagaaaagaaaaatgcaaaacctCATATTTTGAAACGCAAAACGCTACATCCAAACACATTCAACATTCAACATGTACTTAGAATTTTTGTCCGAATGATAAACGCGTAAGGAATTGTCAGTTCCCACTTGTCCTGCACTGACAAATATTGACGTGGATTATCACTTCTTATCGCCAAAATATTTGGACCTTACCTGTTGGGGCCTGGGGTAGGATCGGATACTcctcacaaaaattaaaaaaaatgtactgcAGCTGAACACGTGTTAATTTAGCAACCAATCGTATTGGCTTCAGTTTCATTGTACGCAAACTTTCCTCATAAATCATAATTTACCTGCTGTCTCTTTCCTAAGATTTTGTTTTCCCAACCACGAaactagggctgtccacgggttggtccgggtcgggtttgtgcccaacccggaaccgACCCGACGGAATTGGGTTTTGGAAAAACTCACCCGTCGGCACAGCACATCCAACTTATTAAAGGtttaagtttattattttttagttatattttttaaaactttttttgatatttatttattattttttagatataatgttttaaaatattttaaataacaagaaaaaatctaacaaatatcatatttatCGTAAATTAAGATATATTTGAATCTCTATAAGTACTAATTTAGtcaatattacaaaattttaagcatttattttaattattttgtattaaatattattaatttaatacaaTTTAATTAAGAGAAAATAGTATTTACAAATGACCCAACtttttcctataaatttttatgtaatttttcaatttttactaatttaatatatttatttatattttaaataattattaaattaattatgacgtcatcacggttcgattCTGGTTCGACCTTGGTTCGACTTCAAAAActttgaacctctcccttttacggttcaatgaacggtccgggtctgaaaaccttgccCATTAACACAGCATAATTGTAATTCTTTGATGAcatatagaaaaaaatttgatgatgtgGAAGATTAAATGAAGAAATTTTCGAACTAATGCGTCACTTGATAAAATTATAGATCATGGTTAAGTTTCTTGCTTTTTATATGGgtaatgctatatatatatataatccgacatgtttattaaatgggttagtCGTGTCAATCCGAATATAACACGAACCCATTAAACCTCAATTTATAACCTGCTAATTTCATGTCTTACCGTGTCTAGTTCACGGGTTATGTCAAATTTTGCTaccacaaccaatgaaccactTCTCAATGCGTTTCTGTTTTaataatagggaaaaaaatctcaaatccaAGGAATAGCtgtaaaaatcaataaaacttaATCAAATACATTCTATTCAAgcaaaattaatcacaatattaaacTTACACCACAAATAGAAGAGGATCAAACGGAAAAGAAGATAAATGAGCCTTGTATATGGATTGTATCAAATGTCTATTAGTGTAAATGAATAATTATCAATGGTTATAGGTGTTGATTAGGAaaagccaacccaaaataaacaaaaactaattcaacagtttaaaacttggcctaaaccaaaagaaaaatcatttttgaaTTGGGCAAGAAAagtccaaaatttaaaaaaatatatcagtCAAAAACCGTTTAAACAGCATTTTATTTACCGCACCACACTTATGACTGCAAAATTGAGGTGCAGTGCGGTTATGATTTTGGTCAAGTCACGTTACAAAGtgcggtgctaaaaatagcCCAAAACCACATCGAACTACACCATGAACACCCTTAGCTAGGAGTGTAatgagtgttttttattttattttttattttttaagatatgATTTCCATACTATTGTTGAAATCATGTCTTGCAGTGTAATTGCAAATGTGTCTTGAAGACATAATTTCAAGATCAGTATTGAAGACTTGATTTCAactttgaaattattttgaagCCACCATGTTCAGAAAGGCACatgttacaaattattttaggaaTTTACCCTGTATGTTTGTgtgagtgtgtatatatattgagcCAAAATCCCTAGCTTGTGACATTCTATTTATAAGAGCACAAAATACATTTGAATCCAAAACAACAAGTTAGTAAAATATATTTGTGGCCTAGCATAAACTTGAATGCTAGGAGCACACTTCTTctaataagtattttttttcgaagattattaattatataGCAATTGGATTACATATTTAATTTAGGCGATAAGTTGGCATAGCATACAAGTGCTTGGCTCTCCGCATTGATAGCCCAAACTTCTCAGTCATGTCCAAGTCATTAGGCAACATGCCACTAGGAAGGGCCCAGTGAAAGCAATGCAATAATTGAGCTAGAATATATTTGATAGTTGTAAGACCTAGATGTATTCCAGGGCACCCTCTTCGACCGGACCCAAATGGGATAAGTTGAAAGTCACGTCCCTTGAGGtctatattactatttatgaatCTTTCAGGATAAAATTCTTCCACATTATTAGACCACACATAAGGATCTCGTCCAATAGCccaaacatttattattattcgtGATTTCTTGGGGACATAATATCCATTTAATTCAATGCCCTCCATGGATTCATGTGGGACTAGTAATGGTCCAATAGGATGTAGTCTTAAGCTTTCCTTCACCACCATATCCAAGTATGTTAAATTTGCCAAATCTGTCTCCTCTACCATCCTATTCATCCCTACTACAGCTTCCAGCTCTGCCTGTACTTGTTTTACCACCCGTGGATGCCTCAAGAGTTCAGAAAAGGTCCACTCAATTGTAGCAGCTGAAGTCTCATATGCAGCTGAAATCATGTCTATTATGATAGCCTTTATTTTTGCTCGATCCAATATGTATGCATGCTCATCATGGGGATTCATGGGTTGGTTCATCAAAGAAAGTAACATGTCTATAAAGTCCATTTGACGATCTTGTTGACCACTTGGAATGTTTTCATGCTCCTTGATGATATTCTCTAAGACTATATCAAGAGCCCTGCTAACCTTCTTCATTCGCCGTGTCAATCCCTGAGGGCATTTGAATGATAGAAAATCACTAAGTCAATAATAACATTTCTCAAAACGTAAATAAttgaggaaaatatttttgtttgaaagtgAAAGAGTTTTGTTAGTGTTTCACCAATTTCACTAAAAGTAAACCTAACAAATTAATTGATGTGGTAATTATTTGTGGATGGAGCTACCTTAGCACCTCATACTAGTTGTAACCACCTCAATTCCTTAATTGAATGtttgattcaaaaaataaaaaaacaaacaaacaaaccaaaaaaatggcttttagttaatttttggAATAGTGTTGTgaattctattttattattatttgttatattatatCCATTACATCTTAATAATAGTTTCTATTTAAAGGAGGAGATACAAAGTTTGATTCAAAATAGTAGCatgatttattaatttaaaaattaaattatgaagTTAAAACACATGAATGAAATATGTGTTAAATTATCCATCTGTTGTTTTCAGATTTCCACAAGGTTTAATGAATCTAATTTGTATGAATTTCTAAATGAAAATCGTTCTTTATAATTAACCCAAATAGAGTTTGGCTATGGAAGTGGGAAACAATTAAGAGctagccaataaaaaaaatcgtAAAGATTAAagacttgtaaaaaattaattcagtgcttattttttatgattttcatgAGCTTTCCAGTTTGAGATTTGGCTTttgctttgaagtttgaagtatGAACCGCTTTGTGTGACACTTTTGGATCGGCAACACTACTTACAGAGAAAATTCTGAATTTTTACGGTGGCCGCAGAAATTGACTTGAAATGTAAAGCCTAAAAAGAAAAGTCAGAAgtattgattttttctttttagatactaCGAGCAATAAACAATGGCTGGGATTTCCAAATGGAGGACAAAGTTCA of the Quercus robur chromosome 10, dhQueRobu3.1, whole genome shotgun sequence genome contains:
- the LOC126702958 gene encoding cytochrome P450 CYP736A12-like, whose product is MYPLTLTILLLLLGSVWTFIHILLRPKNERKLPPGPWALPIIGNLHMLGDLPHRALQSLAKTYGPIMSLRLGHVPTIVVSSPQAAELFLKTHDTIFASRPKLQFAKYLAYGKTGLVFTEYGPDWRNARKICTLQLLTASKIESFAPMRKEEVGSLVQSLKNAAAAYEVVDLSRKVCELIEETSCRMIFDRSRDDRFGLKAIIEETLCLAGAFNLADYIPYLGALDLQGLTRRMKKVSRALDIVLENIIKEHENIPSGQQDRQMDFIDMLLSLMNQPMNPHDEHAYILDRAKIKAIIIDMISAAYETSAATIEWTFSELLRHPRVVKQVQAELEAVVGMNRMVEETDLANLTYLDMVVKESLRLHPIGPLLVPHESMEGIELNGYYVPKKSRIIINVWAIGRDPYVWSNNVEEFYPERFINSNIDLKGRDFQLIPFGSGRRGCPGIHLGLTTIKYILAQLLHCFHWALPSGMLPNDLDMTEKFGLSMRRAKHLYAMPTYRLN